From Pedobacter indicus, a single genomic window includes:
- a CDS encoding HNH endonuclease family protein, whose protein sequence is MISIRECLNSERLDQIRATHTDFVVEEIDKRIDFYSHLFSWLLYNQNENNIPEDLIRTEVNNGIVHHKQAVSLIKKLFNNEHSFTRNSYGLLASPEAFKNDALNYQGIIACLDKLKSKSRSIVNLDFTTSTQASRYYTLSKSSYQPLLFLIPAIFDYGWFSRLGPGKKWGPYQLIANLEMRVCPYCNQQYTFSVSRKRKKITRAELDHFLPREQHPLLALSFFNLIPSCTVCNRNLKGRSPFSYDTHFSPYEQNEKHGFLYFDYEPTSYLGAVGESDDITIKVIKDPQISSSRIKAQLGGNLEIFKHDILINEHKDVVQEIIRKRHISNDSYIETLIKTFPGAKLNYEEAYRLAYGNFYDECYFNKRPLAKLTRDIADKLGALKPF, encoded by the coding sequence ATGATTAGTATTCGAGAGTGCCTAAACAGCGAACGGTTAGATCAAATAAGAGCGACCCATACTGATTTTGTTGTAGAAGAGATAGATAAGCGCATCGATTTTTATTCTCATCTATTCAGCTGGTTGCTATATAATCAAAATGAAAACAATATACCTGAGGATCTCATACGTACAGAAGTAAATAATGGTATAGTCCATCATAAACAAGCAGTTTCTTTAATCAAGAAGCTTTTTAACAATGAACACTCTTTTACACGCAACTCATATGGCCTCTTGGCATCACCTGAAGCCTTCAAAAATGACGCTCTAAACTATCAAGGTATTATCGCCTGTCTGGATAAACTTAAATCGAAAAGCCGTTCTATAGTAAATTTAGATTTCACAACGAGTACACAAGCCTCTCGATATTATACCTTGTCGAAGTCATCATATCAGCCTTTATTATTTTTAATACCGGCGATTTTTGATTACGGATGGTTTTCACGCCTTGGTCCTGGCAAGAAGTGGGGTCCTTACCAGCTAATAGCGAATTTAGAGATGCGTGTATGTCCATATTGCAATCAGCAATATACATTCAGTGTCTCTCGAAAAAGAAAAAAAATAACTCGAGCTGAGCTTGACCACTTTCTCCCTAGAGAACAACACCCCTTATTAGCGCTTAGCTTTTTCAATTTAATCCCGTCATGCACCGTTTGTAATAGAAATTTAAAAGGACGCAGTCCTTTCAGTTATGACACTCATTTTTCTCCATATGAACAAAACGAGAAACATGGTTTCCTTTACTTTGATTATGAGCCAACGTCTTACCTTGGGGCAGTGGGTGAATCGGACGATATTACAATAAAAGTGATCAAAGATCCACAGATTTCTAGTTCTAGAATAAAGGCTCAGTTAGGTGGTAATCTAGAAATATTTAAGCATGATATCTTAATAAATGAGCATAAAGATGTCGTTCAGGAAATTATTCGTAAAAGACATATTTCCAATGACAGTTATATTGAAACTTTGATTAAAACGTTTCCAGGGGCTAAACTTAATTATGAGGAAGCATACCGACTTGCCTATGGTAATTTTTACGACGAATGTTACTTCAATAAGCGCCCTTTGGCAAAGTTAAC